The sequence below is a genomic window from Acyrthosiphon pisum isolate AL4f unplaced genomic scaffold, pea_aphid_22Mar2018_4r6ur Scaffold_21407;HRSCAF=23902, whole genome shotgun sequence.
GCGATGGGATTTATTGATACTATTTAAGTACATTTCTAGCCCATCCAAAAAAGGACTGGTATTATCATTAGGAGACCTGTAAATacaagtaattataaaattattcatgagATATTCAAATGATAGTTCAGTTGAGTTGCAATTAGATAtaacattttcttttatattagttaatttgataggttctttaataaatatagtaactccatcacttttatttaatttactaatagaGTTAATAGTTTGATatccatttaataaaaatttgaagtcATAATCCAGCCAGGTTTCGCACAAAACAATTATATCAAAACTTAATGTATAGGTGTCTAACAATAACACAAGCTCATCAAAGTGTCGCCTTATACTTCTAATGTTCATTAcgaaaatagataaattattgctatttaatatatttgtaggtaAATTACTAAAGCTATCTAAAATTacagtatttatgttttttaataaattaatatcttttaaaatgttagatttcattgtaaaaagtgattatgtatataattattagaatttaaagatagtatagaaaattttataaagctagtataaaaaaaacttacaacttATTTATATCCTTGTCAGACTTGATTCTTAGAGTTTTCTCACCATCATCCTTTTTAACCAGTATTTCCGCGTTATTAACCCAAACATATTTGTACCATTTTTCCTTGCAAGCCAGTCTGgtttttgaaaacaatgttCTTCTATTCTTGGTGAGCCTTTCATTTACATAGATTTTTGAGGCCGTTGACCAGCTATTATGAATCATATTAGCATTCAATCTCAATGATTTTACTTTACTAAGAAAATCTTTCCTCATATCAGAAGTTTCAAGTTCAGCAACTatgatgtttgttttattatcagACGAATGAATTCGGTAGGcagattttatcattatattagaATTGGATTTTTTAGCGATGACTTGAACGATGTCACACCAATTTTCATTTACAGTTTTTGGGATGCCTTTGAGCTCAATTGCATTTCCAATGCTTTTTTGTTCCAATTCgtcaattttttgatttattatactgatttcatccttaagtaatttattttctgataatattttagaattttcaagttttaagcCTTTGAGTTCTTTCAAAATAGTGTCCATTTTGTTACTAAAATCGTCAAATTGATTTCCCATGAAGTTTACCGAAGTAAT
It includes:
- the LOC103308122 gene encoding uncharacterized protein LOC103308122; translation: MPTECTNCHDSIIHDEDSIVCSTCTSVFHFFCAGYNENAFKKLSNNSKMRFVCNKCKTIGSGNKSKLPDKINDENVISKKKLEELITSVNFMGNQFDDFSIPKTVNENWCDIVQVIAKKSNSNIMIKSAYRIHSSDNKTNIIVAELETSDMRKDFLSKVKSLRLNANMIHNSWSTASKIYVNERLTKNRRTLFSKTRLACKEKWYKYVWVNNAEILVKKDDGEKTLRIKSDKDINKL